The Acipenser ruthenus chromosome 30, fAciRut3.2 maternal haplotype, whole genome shotgun sequence genome includes the window atctcaaagcgctttacaatagtaaaagcatagtaaagcagaAACACTTTAAAACCCATGGCAAAGCGTGTTAAAGATTAGTGAGTCTACAGCGGGACACTTTTACAAGGgctgtctcccccccccccccccgctctcaGGCTGAAGGATTTCGAGGCAAGCAGTGCTTATAAGAAGGTGTGGGGGAACAGCCAGGATGCTGTGGTCTCCAATCAGCCTCCCTCCCGCGTGGTGGACGAGAGGGAGAAGATGACCATGAGCGGGGGACACATCCGCAGGTAACGCGCAACAGCTGGCCCTTGGGAGCCCATGTAAAACGTAAAGTCAATTCGGaaataatacagtaaaacctgtccaatccagCATCGCTTGGGACTGGAAAACAGATTGTGTACAGTGCCCTGgattacagaggtactgtaaaCTCTTAACACTGTACcccacaaagtaaaataaaaagtataaatgacaaactatttgatgcttttaaaaaatctattacaGAAGTATTAGTCCATTTCATGGATGTGTgtgaactacagctatggccaaaagtttttaggagtagaattttaggattgagacataatttaatatactgtgtgtattaAATTAtcgtttatttaacatcatgtaatcaaagaaactacaaaattatatcgcaaaagtctaccggaaaccatactAGCAGTAcaggatttcatgttagattttgaaatgtcagattttccaatttttgtcagtttttcgtatatggtggaaaactacaaagcagtgtgcaattcaataagttaacgtaacattattcagcaggtttcattcgactttatgaagcaaaattagttcattctatagggggatgcaaaacctttggccagagctgtagtctGCAGCGTGGCTCAGTAAGGTCACacgtgtgctgtgtgtgtgtgtgtgtgtgtgtgtgtttgcagggtcACCAATGACGCCCGGGAGGACGAGATGGATGAGAATCTGGAGCAGGTGGGCAGTATCCTGGGCAACCTGCGGAACATGGCCCTGGACATGGGCAACGAGATCGACACCCAGAACATTCAGATCGACCGGATCATGGACAAGGTGAgacccagcctctctctctgccAGGACGTTCTCTTAAACCTGCTGTCTGTGTACCAGTGCAATCAGAACAGGGCGCGGGTGGTGGGATTCTAGGGGTGTAACGAAACTCGTATATAACCTTGAAGAACTTTGAAATTATtttggtattaattaaatggaatacaaCGTCTGTGTGGCAGTGTTTATACCACCAGCAAATTAGATAAAGCTGctgagtgaaaaaaaataaaaggcgtTAAACAtcccattgactttttttttttttttttttaaggcaaccGTCAATAACAGCCGCATCACAGAAGCGAATCAGAGAGCCAACAAGCTGATGTCAGCATGAGAAAAACTCACCTGATTCTCCCATCACTGAGAGtgtcttccacacacacacacactgagacacacacactgagacacacacacacacactgagacacacacacacacactgagacacacactcacacactgagacacacacacagagacacactcatacacacacactgagacacactcatacacacactcacacacactgagacacacacacacacactgagacacattgagacacacacactgagacacacacactcacacacactgagacacacagagacacactcatacacacacactgagacacacacacacactgagacacacacacacacacacactgagacacacactgagacagacacactgagacacacacacactgagacacacactcactcacacacactcaatcactcacacacactgagacacacactcacacacacactgagacacacacagagacacactcatacacacacacacactgagacagacacactgagacacacacacactcacacacactcaaacactcacacacactgagacacacactgagacagacacactgagacacacacacacacactcaatcacttacacacacacacacagacacacactcacacactgagacacactcactcacacacacacactgagacacacactgatgcacataaacacactcacccacacacacacacacactgagacacacacacacacacacacactgagacacacactgatgcacataaacacacacacccacatacacactcacacacacacacacacacacacacactgagacacactcacgcaCCCACATTATTGCATTGGCATTAAATAACACTACAACTATGGCcagaagctttgcatcaccctctacataactaatgttgcttcaagAAGTCGAATAATGtcacgttagcatattgaattacacacctccgctttgtagttttccagatacttaacaaaaaactgacaaaaattgaaaaatgtgacatttcgaaatctaacatgaaatactgtactactgttatggcttcttgTAGACTTTtacaattatcattttgtagtttctttcattacataatgttaaataaaagataaattatgtttttttttttctcaattcttcaattctaggtgatgcaaaacttttggccatagctgttcatctaaattattttaatgatattttaaACTGGCACACAGCGCCTCCCTGTGGCCCTGTAGTCACGACTGTTTCTTGGATAGTtttttcattatcattattacaACACGCCACCAGGTGGGGGAATGTTGGCATTGCAAGCTTCTTAATGTGTTTTGAAGAGTTTTCTGCACACTACTTAAGCTAGTATTTTTTTATAGAACCCCTTAattatctattaaaaaaaaatgatgaaaagtTTTTAATCTCAGCAGTGTGAAAGAACAGCGTTGTATAAAGAAGTCCTGAATCGGGCTCTTGAGGCAACAGGAGACTGACACTTTAAATGGCTTTAATTACAAGGGAAATGCATTGCAATTAGACAGTACTGAACATCCCTTAGCAAGTGATCTTCAATAGCAGACAGTGTAAGCTGCAATGACAATGGTTCTGTAGAGGGATAATATTAGCTCAAAAAGCAGGCTACAATGGTAAGGAATGGCATAGTAGAATGATGGCATAGAGGAGGGAGTCTTCTCTGGGCTTTCAATGTGTAATAAACTGGACACTGTGGGCATGTTAAGTAAGCGAGCCACTCAGAGCAGCTCAGAgaaagaacccacttaacggCACGCTCAAAAAACTCTCCAAGCGAGCAGCTGAGACTCGTACAGAGCAGATTTCAGAGCTTTGAGTCGCTCGCTTACTTAAACGCACCCAGACTGTAATGTTAatccaatgttaaaaaaaaaaattaaataaatcctgTGCGATTTACAAATCCGTCTCAGCTCTTGGATTTACATGCAAATTTAAAATTCATTTGAATGCATATTGTAATAGACCATCACAAAAGACATGGCTCCGTGAGACAGGAAGTTTgacggccaaaaatgaaatattttctatGGAAATGAACTTTTAAAGGTCATTTTTACAACATGAATTCCATTGTTTAATGCAAGTGAAACAGCGTGTTGTTTCGAATGATGAGATGGGATCCATATTCAACACATCGTATTAAAAAAATGGATACACAGAAACGTAAGAATATGGCAAATATATGGTAGTTTCCGTTTTGTCCTTCAGCCCTTATTGCATCATCAGAGATGGAAggaagactcccgttgcatagcagtgtgatccattcctggtttcactatgtttaataagacacacctgagcttgttgcctatacacactgtggctaatcaagcttgtagtaaaacctagaatggatgaaactgctacgCAGCAGGAGTCTTGTTTCAATCCCTGCTTCATCCACATCTCCTGGTAATTATAGTGTTGTCAGCTACATGTGCAATTATCACGTTTTTAGAAGAAATTTACAAAATCACTGCTGAGTAGGagagtgttctctctctctctctctctctctctctctctctctctctctctctctctctctctctctctctctctctctctctctctctatatatatatatatatctaacaaTTTCCAAACCTCTCTCCTCATTAaaaattgtatgtatgtattttatgctgaattgtatttaatagttgttttttttaatggtttcatGCTGTGTATCTGTAATTTATCGCTGAGCATATTTGACTGTCTGTACCCGTGCCTGTATCCCACAATAATGCCGAGCCTGTAAATGAATAAACGGATTATGAACTTGAATTTTCTCTTGTCTCGTTTGTTATCATCTTGAGAGACATCCCAGTAATGGCGTACAGTATGCTGCATGGTCCGAGCTGGTGGTGTTACTGGTTTGCAGCCGGCTGTAGTGGTTTTGAAGGTTTGGTcctggttcaggagctggttaAACTGGCCCAACAAAATAGTAAGACCATTAAAAATCTCTTTACTGTCAGTTTCTAAAGTCAACTGTTTGCCCACtaagcccttataaaagtgtcatggtaaagcatagggaagcactgtaaagcacagagaggtctggtaaagcataggcaagcattgtaaagcacagagaggtctggtaaagcatagggaagcattgtaaagcacagagaggtctggtaaagcatagggaagcattgtaaagcacagagaggtctggtaaagcataggcaagcattgtaaagcacagagaggtctggtaaagcatagggaagcattgtaaagcacagagaggtctggtaaagcataggtaagcattgtaaagcacagagaggtctggtaatgcatagggaagcattgtaaagcacagagaggtctggtaaagcatagggaagcattgtaaagcacagagaggtctagtaaagcatagggaagcattgtaaagcacagagaggtctggtaatgcatagggaagcattgtaaagcacagagaggtgtggtaaagcatagggaagcattgtaaagcacagagaggtctggtaaagcatagggaagcattgtaaagcacagagaggtagggtaaagcataggcaagcattgtaaagcacagagaggtatggtaaagcaaatttaaaaacatgacaaaccaagttaaacgatggtaaatgcatagtatagcttataaccataggaaaagcatgcttaaaaaaaacaaaaaaatatacagtggtaaacgtttataaatATTTACTTCAATTCCATTAAATCACGTTTGTTTGTTATTTCTTTAAAGGAAGTAAATGGAAACACCTAAGTACATCTTTGTATTCCGTGTCAATATATTATTGCACACTTTGAGTCTTGGCATGGGCGTAATTCTAATTCACTTGCTACATCTCCGGAAACACACGGTAATTGACCACGCTCGCCCTCTGGCGGTCACAAAACTGCACTGTTTAAAACGAGCGGACTTTAATATTGCCGTTTAGTATTATgaaatagagacacacacacacacacactgcaatgttACTGAATATCTGGAAGAAATGAAGTGGAACCTAAAactagcgtgtgtgtgtgagtccaGCACTGGCAACCTAATAACGAActgtggtttatatatatatatatatatatatatatatatatatatatatatatatatatatatatatatatatatatatatatatatagttttaaggCTAAATGCATCTGACTTGCCAGCGAtagcaggtttcttttttttttcccaataagGGCTGCGCAGGCGCacttctttccattttttttcttgttttggttAGTTTTTCATGCGAAACTTGCGTAGGATAAGCGTTGCACAGCAGTGCCCGTGGCGTACCCTGGTAAAACTTCGTAAATCCTGCGTCCGCTGCCCCGTGGATAAATGCAATGCCTCTCACGGAGTCTGCGCAACGCAGCCGGACA containing:
- the LOC117394662 gene encoding synaptosomal-associated protein 25-like isoform X1 produces the protein MAAETAMPTEMDDLQRRADQVTDESLESTRRMMQLVEESKDAGIRTLVMLDEQGEQLDRTEEGLDQINQDMKEAEKNLTDMAQCCGLCVCPCAKLKDFEASSAYKKVWGNSQDAVVSNQPPSRVVDEREKMTMSGGHIRRVTNDAREDEMDENLEQVGSILGNLRNMALDMGNEIDTQNIQIDRIMDKATVNNSRITEANQRANKLMSA
- the LOC117394662 gene encoding synaptosomal-associated protein 25-like isoform X2, with amino-acid sequence MAAETAMPTEMDDLQRRADQVTDESLESTRRMMQLVEESKDAGIRTLVMLDEQGEQLERVEDGLDQINQNMKEAEKNLTNLGKCCGLCSCEKLKDFEASSAYKKVWGNSQDAVVSNQPPSRVVDEREKMTMSGGHIRRVTNDAREDEMDENLEQVGSILGNLRNMALDMGNEIDTQNIQIDRIMDKATVNNSRITEANQRANKLMSA